The following nucleotide sequence is from Allocatelliglobosispora scoriae.
GCACCCGGCTGCGCCCCCTGACCACGCTGCGGCCCAAGGCGCTCTGCCCGGTCGGCAACATCGCCCTGCTCGACCGGGCGATGGCCCTGCTCTCCGACGCGGGTCTCGGCGGCCCCGGCGAGGTCGCGGTCAACGCGCACTGGCTCGCCGACCAGGTCGCCGAGCACGTCGACGGCCAGGCCCACCTCTCCGTCGAGCGGGAGCTCCTCGGCAGCGCGGGCAGCGTCGGCGCACTGCGGGAGTGGGTCGACGGACGTGCGGTGCTGGTGCTCAACGCGGATGCGTACCTGTCGGGAGATGTCTCCGTGGCGAGCCTGCTCGCGGGCTGGGACGGCCGGACCGTGCGCATGCTCGGCCAGCGCCACGTCGGCGGCGCCGGCGAGTTCGGCGACCACGACTTCGCCGGCATCTCGCTGCTGCCCGGCGAGATCGCGGCGGGCCTCGCCGCCGAGCACTCGGACCTGGTGCGCTCCGCCTGGCGCCCGGCCGAGCGCGTCGGCAAGCTGGAGGTCGTCACGCTGCGCGGCCTCTACCTCGACTGTGGTACGCCCACCAGCTACCTGCACGCCAACCTGCTCGACGTCGAGGACCGGCTGATCGCCGCAGAAGCCAAGGTCACCGGCACGGTCACCCGGTCCGTGATCGGCGCGGGCGCCATCGTGGAGGGTGACGTCACCGAGTGCGTGATCTGGCCGGGCGCTCACGTGGGGCGCAACGAGCGCCTCAGCGGCGTCATCCGGGCCGGGGAGTTCACCGTCCCTGCCGGGTGACCCCGGGCTGCTCCCCCGCCGCTGCGTCCGTCTGAGCGCGCCGGAGGTCTATAGGCCGATCGCGAAGGTCTCTTCCAGATCATGCTTGGAGTAGGCACGGAACGCGATGTGCGTGTCGGTGTTGATGACACCGGCCACCTTGGAGATCCGCCCGGCGATGACCTCGGCGATCTGGTCGAACTCGCGCACCCGGACCACGGCGATCA
It contains:
- a CDS encoding Lrp/AsnC family transcriptional regulator, which produces MITAIVLIDCATDTIPEVAMALADLPGVSEVYSVAGSVDLIAVVRVREFDQIAEVIAGRISKVAGVINTDTHIAFRAYSKHDLEETFAIGL
- a CDS encoding nucleotidyltransferase family protein; this encodes MSGFPESGLGSSVCAIVLAAGEGTRLRPLTTLRPKALCPVGNIALLDRAMALLSDAGLGGPGEVAVNAHWLADQVAEHVDGQAHLSVERELLGSAGSVGALREWVDGRAVLVLNADAYLSGDVSVASLLAGWDGRTVRMLGQRHVGGAGEFGDHDFAGISLLPGEIAAGLAAEHSDLVRSAWRPAERVGKLEVVTLRGLYLDCGTPTSYLHANLLDVEDRLIAAEAKVTGTVTRSVIGAGAIVEGDVTECVIWPGAHVGRNERLSGVIRAGEFTVPAG